The Rissa tridactyla isolate bRisTri1 chromosome 6, bRisTri1.patW.cur.20221130, whole genome shotgun sequence genome includes a region encoding these proteins:
- the TBCCD1 gene encoding TBCC domain-containing protein 1, with the protein MEAPVRLWVKTEPFLVGALPAPPPARLGPHYLRKMAAYARARAAEGCFPRLSWPRWRHIACGKLQLGRGLAWLYFELFHSLLRPDPPRSLEWAEAEAACAGPDELEQERSKLSVDTLQFLLFLYVQQVNKVSLRRSLIGEEWPSPRTKSPSLTGKSASENKNWSDQDHCAFVQSHLSDMLELLLEPEQLTASSHSTHSSLVSYEAVRALSFLIEGGVSKSRMVHPLHELALWQPCHGQNGYSKVSRAFSFPKLESWLRSCLTTNPFGMTACLKSGKKLAWAQQVEGTTRRAKIACNTRVVPEVFPMVIMSQVYKQTLAKSSDTLVGAHVRIHRCNESFIYLLSPLRSVTIEKCRNSTFVLGPVQASVHVHSCDNVKVIVVCHRLCLSSTSSCTFYILTPTQPLILLGNEAVSFAPFHTHYPMLEDHMAQVGLATLPNYWDSPMLVCKESGDTSVFRLLPPSDFYTFVIPFEMEGDTTETPGGLPHAYQKALSQREQKVQIWQKTVKEAGLTKDQRKQFQMLVENKFYEWLVQTGNRQQLDSLVPPAVGSKQAAG; encoded by the exons ATGGAGGCCCCGGTGCGGCTGTGGGTGAAGACGGAGCCGTTCCTGGTGGgggccctccccgccccgccgcccgcccgcctcggTCCCCACTACCTGCGGAAGATGGCGGCCTACGCCCGGGCTCGGGCGGCCGAGGGCTGCTTTCCGCGGCTGTCGTGGCCCCGCTGGCGGCACATCGCCTGCGGGAAGCTGCAGCTGGGCCGCGGCCTGGCCTGGCTCTACTTTGAGCTCTTCCACAGCCTCCTCCGGCCGGACCCGCCGCGCAGCCTTGAGTGGGCCGAGGCCGAAGCGGCCTGCGCCGGCCCCGACGAGCTGGAGCAGGAGCGGAGCAAG CTGTCAGTAGACACTCTGCAGTTCCTGCTCTTCCTGTACGTCCAGCAAGTGAACAAGGTCTCTCTGCGAAGGTCTCTGATTGGGGAGGAATGGCCCAGCCCCAGGACCAAGTCTCCCAGCCTGACTGGAAAATCCGCCAGCGAGAATAAG AACTGGAGCGATCAGGACCACTGTGCCTTCGTGCAGAGCCACCTCTCGGATATGCTGGAACTGCTGCTGGAGCCGGAGCAGCTCACTGCCTCCTCCCATTCCACCCACAGTAGCTTGGTGTCCTATGAAGCTGTCCGTGCCCTCAGCTTTCTTATTGAAGGGGGTGTGAGCAAATCCAGGATGGTCCATCCTCTGCACGAGCTTGCCCTCTGGCAGCCCTGTCACGGGCAGAACGGCTACTCAAAGGTCTCCAGAGCCTTTTCTTTCCCGAAGCTGGAGAGCTGGCTGCGGTCTTGCCTGACGACAAACCCTTTTGGAATGACTGCCTGCCTCAAGTCCGGGAAGAAACTCGCGTGGGCGCAGCAAG ttgaaGGAACAACCAGGAGAGCAAAGATTGCCTGCAATACTCGTGTGGTGCCTGAGGTGTTCCCCATGGTGATAATGAGCCAGGTGTACAAGCAGACGCTGGCCAAGAGCTCAGACACCCTGGTGGGGGCTCACGTAAGAATTCATCGCTGCAACGAGTCCTTCATttatctcctctctcctctccg ATCCGTGACCATTGAGAAGTGCCGGAATAGCACTTTTGTCCTTGGCCCTGTGCAGGCATCTGTTCATGTCCACAGCTGTGACAATGTCAAGGTCATTGTGGTTTGCCATCGTTTGTGCCTTTCTTCCACTTCCAGCTGTACTTTTTACATTCTCACGCCTACCCAGCCTCTCATCCTCTTGGGGAACGAAGCAGTCAGCTTTGCCCCTTTCCACACCCATTACCCCATGCTTGAAGACCACATGGCTCAGGTGGGCTTGGCCACTCTGCCAAACTACTGGGACAGCCCCATGCTGGTGTGCAAGGAGAGCGGCGATACGAGTGTCTTCCGCCTCCTGCCGCCCTCGGACTTCTACACCTTTGTGATCCCTTTTGAGATGGAAGGAGACACCACGGAGACTCCGGGGGGGCTTCCCCATGCGTATCAGAAGGCACTGAGTCAGCGAGAGCAGAAGGTACAGATCTGGCAGAAAACTGTGAAGGAGGCAGGCCTGACCAA